The Streptomyces sp. NBC_00775 genome includes the window AAGCAGGCTCCGCCGGTCACCGCAAGGACTTGCGGAATTTTCCGCAAGTCCTTTCATCCGCCTGCCCGTTGGGCCGCGACGCCTCCTGCGGTGCGCGTACTGCGGCCGCAGGTCAGTCCCCGTGGTCGTACACCGTGACCGCCACCCCCCGCTTCACCAGCCGCTCGATGATGAGCGGCTCCACGCGTGACCACTTGCCGCCCGCGAGGCCGCAGCCGATGCGGGGCATATGGACGGAGGCGCCGAGCTCGGCGGCCTTGTCGGCGAGCCGTCCGAGTGCCGTGTCGATGGCCTCATAGCGCACGGGAACCCCCTTGCTGCCCGTGCGTATGCCTCGCTGCCCCACCAGGTTCGCCACCCACACGTACCGGTCGACCTGGACGAACTGGGCGGCGCCCAGGCCGAAGTCGTTGTGCGCGCGGTCCCGGTGCCAGGCGCGGTACGCCGCCTCCGGCTCCGGCCAGCGGCGGGAGACGGCGAGCACGAA containing:
- a CDS encoding macro domain-containing protein → MSEITYVRGDATVPLGKGVKVIAHVCNDIGGWGKGFVLAVSRRWPEPEAAYRAWHRDRAHNDFGLGAAQFVQVDRYVWVANLVGQRGIRTGSKGVPVRYEAIDTALGRLADKAAELGASVHMPRIGCGLAGGKWSRVEPLIIERLVKRGVAVTVYDHGD